The following coding sequences lie in one Arachis hypogaea cultivar Tifrunner chromosome 4, arahy.Tifrunner.gnm2.J5K5, whole genome shotgun sequence genomic window:
- the LOC112797114 gene encoding protein FAR1-RELATED SEQUENCE 4-like isoform X2 gives MHPGEFVPKVRMTFNTLEDAAKFYKDYAKAAGFSTRVWSTNKKENEIKNQLITCSKEGKWKSKISSTEKTNPSASLNCLARIYIHILKNVGVWIISKVVLHHSHSCCPNQAEMLKQYRELSMSVCRTIENNEEAGIRPGKTYQSFVAAAGGHHELNFIEKDVRNYITREVKNVSELDDAKEFGKYLLRMKKKNQIFFFELELEDDQLIKLAFWADARSRAVCEYFGDVISFDTTYNTNRYNLVCNSFVGVNHHSQSTLLG, from the exons ATGCATCCAGGAGAG TTTGTTCCCAAGGTTAGGATGACTTTtaacacccttgaagatgctgcaaaATTCTATAAGGATTATGCGAaggctgcaggtttttctacaagagtttggagcacaaataagaaggaaaacgaaattaagaatcaattgattacatgtagcaaagagggaaaatggaaatcgaAAATATCTTCCACCGAGAAGACAAATCCCTCTGCTAGTTTAAATTGtcttgcaagaatttatatacacatattgaaGAACGTTGGTGTTTGGATCATTTCGAAAGTCGTGTTGCATCATTCACATTCTTGCTGTCCAAatcaagcagagatgctcaaacagtatagggaactaagcatgtccgtgTGTCGTAccatagagaataacgaggaagccggtatcagaccaggcaaaacttaccaatcatttgttgcagcAGCCGGGGGTCACcacgagttaaattttattgagAAAGACGTGAGAAATTACATCACGAGAGAAGTGAAGAATGTTTCAGAACTAGACGATGCAAAAGAATTTGggaaatacttattaagaatgaaaaagaagaatcagattttctttttcgagctcgaactcgaggacgATCAGTTGATTAAGCTTGCTTTTTGGGCGGATGCAAGGAGCAGAGCTGTCTGTGAGTATtttggagatgttatttcatttgacaccacctataatacaaacag gtataatctgGTTTGTaattcttttgtcggggtgaatcaccacagtcagtcaacacttcttggatga
- the LOC112797114 gene encoding protein FAR1-RELATED SEQUENCE 4-like isoform X1 has translation MHPGEVQRIQIFVPKVRMTFNTLEDAAKFYKDYAKAAGFSTRVWSTNKKENEIKNQLITCSKEGKWKSKISSTEKTNPSASLNCLARIYIHILKNVGVWIISKVVLHHSHSCCPNQAEMLKQYRELSMSVCRTIENNEEAGIRPGKTYQSFVAAAGGHHELNFIEKDVRNYITREVKNVSELDDAKEFGKYLLRMKKKNQIFFFELELEDDQLIKLAFWADARSRAVCEYFGDVISFDTTYNTNRYNLVCNSFVGVNHHSQSTLLG, from the exons ATGCATCCAGGAGAGGTACAAAGGATTCAAATA TTTGTTCCCAAGGTTAGGATGACTTTtaacacccttgaagatgctgcaaaATTCTATAAGGATTATGCGAaggctgcaggtttttctacaagagtttggagcacaaataagaaggaaaacgaaattaagaatcaattgattacatgtagcaaagagggaaaatggaaatcgaAAATATCTTCCACCGAGAAGACAAATCCCTCTGCTAGTTTAAATTGtcttgcaagaatttatatacacatattgaaGAACGTTGGTGTTTGGATCATTTCGAAAGTCGTGTTGCATCATTCACATTCTTGCTGTCCAAatcaagcagagatgctcaaacagtatagggaactaagcatgtccgtgTGTCGTAccatagagaataacgaggaagccggtatcagaccaggcaaaacttaccaatcatttgttgcagcAGCCGGGGGTCACcacgagttaaattttattgagAAAGACGTGAGAAATTACATCACGAGAGAAGTGAAGAATGTTTCAGAACTAGACGATGCAAAAGAATTTGggaaatacttattaagaatgaaaaagaagaatcagattttctttttcgagctcgaactcgaggacgATCAGTTGATTAAGCTTGCTTTTTGGGCGGATGCAAGGAGCAGAGCTGTCTGTGAGTATtttggagatgttatttcatttgacaccacctataatacaaacag gtataatctgGTTTGTaattcttttgtcggggtgaatcaccacagtcagtcaacacttcttggatga